The nucleotide sequence TGGTCCCAGCAGGCCTTGGCCAAGGTCTAAAGCTTTTGAAACTCAGTGCTAGAACGacaacccttccctcccctcagTCAGAGCCCCAGAGCAAGCAGCCAAGACATCACACCTACCTTCGGCCTTTCTTTCTGGGGCAGGCAATCATCCTTAGCAGGGCAGGGCTATCCCAGCCTCTCCCAGCCTCCCCCACAACTGTTAGGACTCACTGGAACTCAGAGAAGGTGGCCAGCAGGTCCTCAGTTTTGAGTGCTGGCTTAAAGTCGTAGATCTCCACCACGTGGGCCAAGTCCCTCTCCCCGGGCAGTTCTTCGGCGAAGGCGGAGGTGTCCAGGTGGATCTTCTCTATTTCAATCTCCTTTTCAGTCAGGTTGGCTGTGATCTGGGAGTGAACGGACCCTTTGGCAAGGGGAGCTCTTCCACACAGGGCCCCAAAATGGCAGCACTGGGGGAGAAGCCTGCTTGGTAGGAATCTGGGTATGGCTTGGTTCCTCGGAATGTGGATGTTTTTAGGGAGGGTATTTGCTTTTACGGAGTCCCTGCTGGATGACTGCCAACTGCACCCACTATGTTTCACCTAAATCTCAAAAAGTGCActctaaggggctggagagatggctcagaggttaaggacacTGGACGTTcttcccgagttcaattcccagcaaccacatgttggctcataaccatctatagtgaaatctggtgccctcttccggtgcacaggcacacattcagacagaatgctatataaataagaaataaaaataaataaatctttaaaaaaaagaaagaaaagcacactCTATAAATCCTCTTTACAGATGGAAACGTGGATGAGACAAAGAGTTAAGTAGTTTGCCCAAAATTGCATAGTCCGGAGAAAAAAAGAGCTGGACAAAGCCAGTATCTTTAGTTTCCTTACTAGAAATATAATATTCTGAAAGACTATACAGAAAACAGCAACCAAAGATGTGCACCCCGCCAATGTCAACCTAAGGGGCAGGTGCACTGTTCCAAGAAAATGCAGTGCCTAAGGCAAAGGACCAGGCAGGAGGGTGATATTCTCCAAAGGAGAAGTGCACCTGTGTAgactctgtctcctctctcttgtAAAATgtacagtacttttttttttcatatgaggaaacagactttaaaaagcaaatgacTTGCTTAGGGCTAACCATCTCCTAAATGGGCTGGGACCCAAATACACCAATCTTTCTCCAGGCTTCCTAATCGACTCCTGAGCACATCCCATTAGCACACATGCCCTCACCTTCCCCCAAGGCCCTCCTCCTATATAACTGAGGCCACATCCACCTCAcctccaccctcccttttctggGCTCAAGAGCCTCATCACCTCCTGTAGCAGCTCACTGAAATCATCGTGGTTGGCACCATCATTCTGGTCCTCTTCTTCTCCATCCACCTTTTCTTCACCTCCAtccaccttctcttcctcctcataCACCTTGCCTTTCTGAGCATCAGTCTTCTCTTCCACATCATCTACCTTCTCTTCCTGCTTGCCtacatcctcttcttcctcatccaccttctctttctcctctccctctaccTTTTCCTCCGTGTGGTCCAAAAGGCTCTGCACCAGATGTCTCCTATTTTCCTCCTGCGAGGCCAGCTGAGGGCTGGACCCCTGCTGTGTGGCTGTCTCCACCCCTTGCTCCTTCTTAGAAGGATTCTCAGAGGGCTCAGTGCCACCCAGCTCTAGCTCTGGGTCGTTTGCATAGCCTGGATCTGGGCTCTTCAAGAGCTCTGTTCCCTGAGTCACCAACATGGGAACTTCCTGATCAGCCTCAGGTTCCCCAGCACCGGCCCCTCTCAGATCTTCAGGAACTCCACCGGCTGGGTCTTCTCCCTTGAAGCCAGGGATGGAGGATGCCTCTGGTTCATCCTCCCTGCGTAGCACCCGGGGCACATACAAAGGTTGGTCCGGCTTACGTCCACGATGCCATCGGCCCGCAGGAGCACCTCGGGGACCAGCAGCTGCTCCCTGATGTGAGGTGTGCCGAGGACCTCGGTACTTGCTGGGATGGGAGGCAGGAGGGCGGCAGGGACCAGAAGGGCCGTCTGAACTGGGTACCCTGGAGCAGGAACAGGAGCTTCAGGGCATGTTTGGGTCCACAGCAAAATGGCTTCCTGGAGCCACCTATCATTCAGGTGTGACATTCTCAAGTTAGCATAAGCAAAGGTCACAACTAAAATgaccctcaaaaaacaaaaacaaaaaccacaccaAATCTCTTACAAGGGCATTGAGGCAAAGGC is from Meriones unguiculatus strain TT.TT164.6M chromosome 9, Bangor_MerUng_6.1, whole genome shotgun sequence and encodes:
- the R3hcc1 gene encoding R3H and coiled-coil domain-containing protein 1 isoform X2; this encodes MTRGVFSGALPSVTLALLCLDGVFLSSAENDFVHRVQEELDRFLLQKQLSKVPSSDGPSGPCRPPASHPSKYRGPRHTSHQGAAAGPRGAPAGRWHRGRKPDQPLYVPRVLRREDEPEASSIPGFKGEDPAGGVPEDLRGAGAGEPEADQEVPMLVTQGTELLKSPDPGYANDPELELGGTEPSENPSKKEQGVETATQQGSSPQLASQEENRRHLVQSLLDHTEEKVEGEEKEKVDEEEEDVGKQEEKVDDVEEKTDAQKGKVYEEEEKVDGGEEKVDGEEEDQNDGANHDDFSELLQEITANLTEKEIEIEKIHLDTSAFAEELPGERDLAHVVEIYDFKPALKTEDLLATFSEFQEKGFKIQWVDDTHAIGIFPCQASAAEALAKDFSVLKIRPLTQGSKQSKLRALQRPKLLQLAKERPQTDSAVARRLVARALGLQHNRKRELPAAPSLPS
- the R3hcc1 gene encoding R3H and coiled-coil domain-containing protein 1 isoform X1 gives rise to the protein MTRGVFSGALPSVTLALLCLDGVFLSSAENDFVHRVQEELDRFLLQKQLSKVLLFPPVSSRLRYLIHRTAENFNLLSSFSVGEGWKRRTVVCHLDIRVPSSDGPSGPCRPPASHPSKYRGPRHTSHQGAAAGPRGAPAGRWHRGRKPDQPLYVPRVLRREDEPEASSIPGFKGEDPAGGVPEDLRGAGAGEPEADQEVPMLVTQGTELLKSPDPGYANDPELELGGTEPSENPSKKEQGVETATQQGSSPQLASQEENRRHLVQSLLDHTEEKVEGEEKEKVDEEEEDVGKQEEKVDDVEEKTDAQKGKVYEEEEKVDGGEEKVDGEEEDQNDGANHDDFSELLQEITANLTEKEIEIEKIHLDTSAFAEELPGERDLAHVVEIYDFKPALKTEDLLATFSEFQEKGFKIQWVDDTHAIGIFPCQASAAEALAKDFSVLKIRPLTQGSKQSKLRALQRPKLLQLAKERPQTDSAVARRLVARALGLQHNRKRELPAAPSLPS